In the Chitinophagales bacterium genome, one interval contains:
- a CDS encoding translocation/assembly module TamB, producing the protein MSVIIVGFISLIILLQTCWFQQFVAGKATAWLSSKLKTTVRLEEINISFPKSIYLKNLFVADLQYDTLINIKELTVDISMMNLLHGAAIVHSVELNGATVHINRSLRDSSFNFNFITETFASSGENTIEQDTGKSSFSFSIERVKTDQVHFILNDEVGGMVGEARIGHLDVDFKEFDLSAQRIMVDELNWNNSVVHFRQIKPVATAASSTAPLTLQISAHHLQLSNLDLLYTDTTAELDLRSKISFLEAYPDTIDLQHLVFDFRQLSVEQSSFYVATGAAESIDTLSEPEAGDTGDALTARCDQLSLKGFDFRYNDKTAPIAARGMDYSHLDVKDITGSFSNIFYQADKLNIDIHKIKASEQCGLTILDGYGRFRMSETGITFDSCLLITDKSTIRSAAGIRYSSLASLSSNVGSMGVYGHFRNATIAVSDLLYFYPPLAENEYVRPAVDRVLTVDGNINGTLGNLLFKSLKVRTGNTDMLISGSIKGLPDAGNLSFDVQLSRFSSTRTDLLAILPDSLLPSAIVLPETFTLSGNYSGTMQDFNGIVFLQSSFGNALVEARMQPVAGKETSTYHAKIDLENFNLGKLLQREEIIGIVHLTATAAGEGLTVEDMNATIEATVKRLDLLGYEYRDIAVNGKIAGQAFKGDISVNDDAIDVSFTGRASLDPERPEYNFLMDIKYADLQQLHLYDSDLKVQGKITGNFSGDDLSTLNGAIHVADAAISSGDKIISLDSISLIASSAEGKYDWNLYTPVLDGHYTGTSSAAVGIPLLTNHFNYYFSRKAYRQADTLGLQSFDFVMNIHDQKKLLPLFIPGLQEMEPFNITGSFSSAEKKLQLASTPVALVYEGIKVDSLLLYAGSNPAQFDYRLTAKKLQKDTLQLSGLSFSGNARNDSVYSLLAIKPDSNHIDLLMATSVTAADDLYRLHLLQDQLILDGAQWSVPEDNFLAFGKNGIWAHNLRMAHNNSYLLVQSEDEMLNAPVNFTFSDFDLSVLSGIIDSSAAVFTGVMNGNFLLQDAKTFTFNSALSIKGFSLLHYDYGDLSLDASNDEAGKYDVKLVLLGEGNGIEAAGYYRSAAAASELHFDVQIDSADFSLATPFVRPYLYDLRGSLNGSFMIRGTIDVPSINGSMRFDSASLVPSYTNTPLQLGREPLTFDNSGIHFNAVTVRDQQGNKATINGDLMTTDYSNFKFGLDLKAYDFVLMNAASSVTTDYYGMLRLDVLAALRGDLDRPAADIKIKLRNGTDVTYVYQRSDTSFSTEEGMVEFINIGDRLDAILAQQKDSLKPVFSGYNITASVEVDDKSRFNIVMDPAAGDRLQINGNGSFNYDVNPSGKMTLTGRYEITDGSYNLTLYNVVKRQFLLDKGSSISWTGDIYNADIDLKGHLAVRTSPYALIGSQAATASDEQQAQYKNPLDFNVFLIMQQKLMAPQISFDIELDEKNKGAMDGIVDAKLAELREQEGEMNKQVFALMVFGAFIAADPLAGTGTNYISDLAKSSVSSMLSSQLNKLSGQYVKGVDLNFDLKSVTDYSNGVEEEKTRLNVGVREQLFNDRLLIYVGTNFDIGGSSGFSAAPSDLSGDFSLEYLVRPDGRLRLNLFRKGSYEGIFEGQTIENGLSLIFNRDFNTYRQLFTQGKTNAREEQKKQQVPDETPKAKIENNE; encoded by the coding sequence TTGTCAGTCATCATCGTTGGTTTCATCTCCCTCATCATCCTGCTGCAAACCTGCTGGTTTCAGCAATTCGTTGCAGGTAAAGCAACTGCTTGGCTGTCGTCGAAGCTTAAAACAACAGTACGACTCGAAGAAATTAATATTTCATTTCCGAAATCCATTTACCTGAAGAATTTATTCGTTGCGGACCTGCAGTACGATACGCTGATCAATATTAAAGAGCTGACGGTAGATATCAGCATGATGAACCTGCTCCACGGAGCGGCCATTGTGCATTCAGTTGAACTAAATGGCGCAACCGTTCATATCAATCGTTCATTGCGCGACAGCAGTTTTAATTTTAATTTCATCACGGAAACTTTTGCCTCTTCCGGAGAAAATACTATTGAGCAGGATACCGGAAAATCTTCATTCAGCTTTTCCATTGAAAGGGTGAAAACAGACCAGGTTCATTTCATACTAAACGATGAAGTGGGTGGTATGGTCGGGGAAGCACGCATCGGTCACCTTGATGTTGACTTTAAGGAATTCGACCTTTCAGCACAAAGGATTATGGTGGATGAGCTGAACTGGAATAATTCAGTGGTGCATTTCCGGCAGATAAAACCAGTGGCAACAGCCGCTTCTTCAACTGCGCCTCTTACGCTGCAAATAAGCGCTCATCATCTGCAACTTTCCAACCTCGACCTGTTGTATACCGACACTACAGCAGAGCTGGACCTTCGCAGCAAAATATCATTTCTCGAAGCCTATCCTGATACGATTGATCTTCAGCATTTAGTTTTTGACTTCAGGCAACTTAGTGTGGAGCAGTCATCATTTTATGTTGCAACCGGTGCTGCTGAAAGCATCGATACACTTTCGGAACCAGAAGCAGGCGACACAGGCGATGCACTTACTGCGCGATGTGATCAGCTATCGCTGAAGGGATTTGATTTCCGGTATAATGATAAAACTGCACCAATTGCGGCACGAGGAATGGATTACAGTCATCTGGATGTGAAGGACATTACAGGAAGTTTCAGTAATATCTTTTATCAGGCCGACAAGCTGAATATTGATATCCATAAGATAAAGGCATCGGAGCAATGCGGTTTGACCATACTCGATGGTTACGGCCGGTTCAGGATGTCTGAAACGGGTATCACCTTCGACAGTTGCCTGCTTATAACTGATAAAAGCACTATCCGGAGTGCTGCAGGTATCAGGTATAGTTCACTTGCTTCCTTAAGCAGCAATGTTGGCAGCATGGGTGTATATGGCCATTTCCGCAATGCAACTATTGCGGTAAGCGATCTGCTTTATTTCTATCCGCCGCTTGCAGAAAATGAATATGTCCGTCCTGCTGTTGACCGTGTACTGACCGTTGACGGAAACATCAATGGAACTTTAGGCAACCTGTTGTTTAAAAGCCTAAAGGTTCGTACAGGTAACACTGATATGCTCATCAGTGGCAGCATTAAAGGATTGCCTGATGCGGGCAATCTGTCGTTTGATGTACAACTGTCCAGGTTCTCGTCTACCAGGACTGACCTCCTCGCTATACTGCCTGACAGCCTTTTGCCATCTGCCATCGTTCTTCCGGAAACTTTTACACTTTCCGGAAATTACAGCGGCACCATGCAAGACTTCAATGGCATCGTTTTTTTGCAAAGCTCATTTGGTAATGCACTGGTAGAAGCCCGTATGCAACCTGTGGCCGGCAAAGAAACTTCCACCTACCATGCAAAAATTGACCTCGAGAATTTTAATCTTGGAAAGCTGCTTCAACGGGAAGAGATCATCGGCATTGTTCATCTCACCGCCACAGCAGCAGGAGAAGGGCTGACCGTGGAAGATATGAATGCTACCATCGAAGCGACTGTTAAAAGACTTGATCTCTTAGGTTATGAATACCGGGATATTGCAGTGAATGGCAAGATTGCCGGACAGGCTTTTAAAGGAGACATATCCGTCAATGATGATGCAATAGATGTTTCATTTACAGGCCGGGCAAGCCTCGATCCGGAGCGTCCGGAGTATAATTTTCTGATGGATATAAAATACGCCGACCTGCAGCAGCTTCATCTCTACGATAGCGACCTGAAGGTGCAAGGGAAGATAACAGGTAATTTTTCAGGGGATGACCTGAGCACACTGAATGGGGCGATCCATGTTGCCGATGCGGCCATTTCATCCGGTGATAAAATCATCTCGCTGGATTCCATTAGCCTTATCGCATCTTCTGCCGAAGGCAAATATGACTGGAATCTCTACACACCTGTACTGGATGGTCATTACACTGGCACTTCCAGTGCAGCAGTGGGCATCCCTTTGCTCACGAATCATTTCAATTATTATTTCAGCAGAAAAGCATACCGGCAGGCAGATACACTTGGACTGCAGTCGTTTGATTTTGTAATGAATATTCACGACCAGAAAAAACTCCTGCCTTTGTTTATACCAGGACTGCAGGAGATGGAGCCCTTTAATATCACCGGTTCTTTTAGCAGTGCAGAAAAAAAACTTCAGTTGGCCTCTACGCCCGTAGCATTAGTTTATGAAGGAATAAAGGTGGATTCGCTGCTTCTTTATGCCGGATCAAATCCGGCTCAGTTCGATTATCGCCTCACTGCAAAAAAACTGCAAAAAGACACTTTGCAACTCAGCGGTTTGTCTTTTTCCGGTAATGCCCGGAATGATTCTGTCTATTCATTGCTGGCTATAAAACCTGATTCAAATCACATCGATCTGCTGATGGCGACATCGGTAACAGCGGCAGATGATTTGTACCGTTTGCACCTGCTGCAGGATCAGCTAATCCTCGATGGTGCTCAATGGTCGGTGCCGGAAGACAATTTTCTTGCTTTCGGAAAGAACGGTATCTGGGCGCATAACCTCAGGATGGCGCACAACAACAGTTACCTGCTTGTGCAAAGTGAGGATGAAATGTTGAATGCGCCTGTCAATTTTACTTTCAGCGATTTTGACTTATCGGTGTTGTCCGGCATCATTGACTCTTCTGCAGCAGTATTTACCGGTGTGATGAATGGAAATTTCCTGTTGCAGGATGCCAAGACATTCACCTTTAACTCCGCATTGAGCATAAAGGGGTTTTCCCTGCTGCACTATGATTATGGAGATCTGTCACTTGATGCTTCCAATGATGAAGCCGGAAAATATGATGTTAAACTGGTATTGCTTGGTGAAGGCAATGGTATAGAGGCAGCAGGCTATTACCGCAGTGCTGCAGCAGCAAGCGAACTGCATTTTGACGTTCAGATTGACAGCGCTGATTTTTCCCTGGCAACACCCTTTGTCAGGCCTTATCTCTACGATCTGCGTGGATCACTTAACGGAAGTTTTATGATAAGGGGCACTATTGATGTACCTTCTATCAATGGTTCCATGCGTTTTGATTCCGCCAGCCTCGTGCCTTCTTATACCAATACGCCATTGCAGCTTGGCCGTGAACCGCTGACATTTGATAATTCGGGCATTCATTTTAATGCGGTAACGGTGCGTGATCAGCAGGGAAACAAAGCCACCATTAACGGCGACCTGATGACCACCGACTACAGCAACTTTAAGTTTGGTCTTGACCTGAAGGCCTATGACTTTGTCTTGATGAATGCTGCATCATCCGTTACTACTGACTACTATGGGATGCTTCGGCTCGATGTGCTTGCCGCGCTGAGAGGCGACCTGGACCGGCCTGCGGCAGATATTAAGATCAAACTGCGTAATGGCACTGATGTTACCTACGTATATCAACGTTCCGATACTTCCTTCAGCACGGAAGAAGGCATGGTGGAATTTATCAATATCGGCGACCGGCTTGACGCTATCCTGGCGCAACAGAAAGATTCATTAAAACCTGTCTTCTCCGGTTATAACATTACAGCATCCGTAGAAGTGGATGATAAAAGCAGGTTCAATATTGTGATGGATCCGGCAGCCGGCGACCGGCTGCAGATTAATGGAAATGGCTCCTTTAATTATGATGTCAATCCCAGTGGCAAGATGACACTAACGGGCCGTTATGAAATTACGGATGGGAGTTATAACCTGACTTTATATAATGTGGTGAAGCGGCAGTTCCTGCTGGATAAAGGCAGTTCCATCAGTTGGACCGGTGATATTTACAATGCAGACATTGACCTCAAGGGTCACCTCGCTGTTCGCACCTCACCGTATGCACTGATTGGCTCGCAGGCTGCCACAGCCAGCGATGAGCAACAGGCACAGTACAAAAACCCGCTCGACTTCAATGTATTTCTCATCATGCAGCAGAAACTGATGGCTCCGCAGATCTCCTTTGACATTGAACTCGATGAGAAGAATAAAGGCGCCATGGATGGCATTGTGGATGCGAAACTTGCTGAATTGCGCGAACAGGAAGGGGAGATGAATAAACAGGTGTTTGCCTTAATGGTTTTTGGCGCATTTATAGCCGCTGATCCGCTTGCAGGAACAGGTACTAACTACATCAGCGACCTGGCAAAAAGCAGCGTGAGCAGCATGCTCAGCAGCCAGTTGAATAAGCTGTCGGGCCAGTATGTTAAAGGTGTGGACCTGAACTTCGACCTGAAATCAGTAACCGATTATTCCAATGGCGTGGAAGAAGAAAAAACGAGGCTGAATGTCGGTGTGCGGGAGCAACTCTTTAACGACCGACTCTTAATTTATGTAGGAACGAATTTCGACATCGGCGGCAGCAGCGGATTCAGCGCGGCACCAAGCGATCTCAGCGGAGATTTTTCACTCGAATACCTCGTACGGCCTGACGGCCGGCTCCGGTTAAACCTCTTCAGAAAAGGAAGTTACGAGGGAATATTTGAAGGGCAGACCATAGAGAATGGCCTCTCACTCATCTTCAACCGCGATTTCAATACCTACCGCCAGCTGTTTACCCAGGGAAAAACAAATGCCAGAGAGGAACAGAAAAAACAACAGGTGCCGGATGAAACCCCGAAGGCTAAAATCGAAAATAACGAATAA
- a CDS encoding NAD(P)H-dependent oxidoreductase: protein MTDMKINIVSGSIRENASTKKVALNLAQHFARHHGVQAGVVDLQDYDYPIWKQVFEKEKNPPEKCVQLHRKLQEADAMVFVTPEYNGGYSLALKNMVDYFGLNVFEKKTIGVAAVSTGGLGGIRAGLQLQQLILAIFAIPVPQMLLVPNIHQRFDNDGVLLDASFEKNVSLFTKEFIWLAGAIHAKRSAAQ, encoded by the coding sequence ATGACCGATATGAAGATCAATATTGTTTCCGGCAGCATTCGCGAAAACGCCAGCACGAAGAAAGTAGCTTTAAATCTTGCACAGCATTTTGCGCGGCATCATGGTGTTCAAGCCGGAGTGGTAGACCTGCAGGATTATGATTACCCGATCTGGAAGCAGGTTTTCGAAAAGGAAAAAAACCCGCCGGAGAAGTGTGTTCAACTGCACCGGAAGTTGCAGGAGGCTGATGCCATGGTGTTTGTCACACCGGAATACAATGGAGGCTATTCTCTTGCCTTGAAAAACATGGTGGATTATTTTGGATTGAATGTATTCGAGAAGAAGACTATTGGTGTGGCTGCTGTTTCAACCGGTGGGCTTGGCGGAATTCGTGCCGGCCTGCAGCTGCAACAACTGATTCTTGCGATTTTCGCCATTCCAGTACCACAGATGTTGCTTGTGCCAAACATTCATCAGCGGTTTGATAATGATGGTGTATTGCTCGACGCTTCCTTTGAAAAAAATGTATCACTGTTCACCAAAGAGTTTATCTGGCTGGCCGGTGCAATTCATGCCAAGCGGAGTGCAGCGCAATAA
- a CDS encoding (4Fe-4S)-binding protein — protein sequence MERKITKKYSNGEITIVWKPDLCIHSGRCFSGLPEVFDNNARPWIKPEGSTTERIIRQVQKCPSGALSYFRNDTIKPEEKSLAE from the coding sequence ATGGAAAGGAAAATCACAAAAAAATATTCCAATGGTGAAATCACCATCGTGTGGAAACCGGATTTATGCATCCATTCGGGAAGATGTTTCAGCGGTTTGCCGGAAGTGTTTGATAACAATGCACGTCCATGGATAAAGCCGGAAGGAAGCACCACGGAACGAATAATACGACAGGTGCAAAAATGCCCTTCCGGTGCATTGAGTTATTTCAGGAATGATACCATAAAACCGGAAGAAAAATCATTAGCCGAGTAA
- a CDS encoding TonB-dependent receptor, whose protein sequence is MKKVLSIFILLVLIISTAHAQPITQTLRGTITAQHVATPLSDASIIVLNTDPLIGSYSDEQGNFKLEKVPLGTYSIHISYVGYKELTIPNVVVNAGKETVLTIEMEENIIEGEEVVITAEGPREKPLNEMSTVSARTFSVAETQKYAAAVNDPARMALSFAGVVSADDGNNRIVIRGNSPGGLQWRMEGIDIPNPNHFADAGSSGGGISILSSQLLANSDFITGAFAAEYGNALSGVFDLRLRKGNNEQKEWTLSAGVLGINVAAEGPFAAGYKGSYLVNYRYSTLSILGKVGVLPDDYVTNFQDLSYNIYLPTKKAGYFTLFGFGGLSDQKNQAKKDSSAWEYDYQKYSSRFYSNTGAAGATHGLLISKKAYLKSAMLYSYIGNGYKEEYYNHDYTTITDEDLGYAQQKLTLTSVLNYKLNARNALRTGIIVSNLHYDLSGKSANDSTLELESTINTDGNTYTMQTYAQWQIRLYEAITINAGLHYLHLLLNNSKSIEPRAAISYQPGDRQTISVAYGLVSQLQPIGTYFSQANTEGVTTLPNEQLGFTRAHHFVLSYDYLFTADLHLKTELYYQSLFDVPVSATASNSFSMLNYAGGDYVTEALVNSGTGKNYGMELTLEKFLSRNYYALLSASVYQSKYKGSDGIERDTRYNGKYAGSLTAGKDFILSGKFRNRELGLNAKVIYAGGFRSTPIDLEASRENGSAVYLEDLAFTEKIPDYFRADAGISYKRNRTKTTSTWSLDIQNVTNRKNVFSEYYEPKQERIVTIYQATLIPVLNYKIEF, encoded by the coding sequence ATGAAAAAAGTCCTGTCAATATTCATCCTTCTTGTCCTGATTATTTCAACTGCGCATGCCCAGCCGATCACACAAACCCTGCGGGGAACCATTACGGCTCAGCATGTGGCAACGCCCTTATCCGATGCAAGCATTATCGTACTCAATACTGATCCGCTGATCGGATCTTATTCGGACGAGCAGGGCAATTTTAAGCTGGAAAAAGTACCGCTGGGCACCTACAGCATCCACATTTCTTATGTTGGATACAAAGAACTTACGATACCCAACGTAGTAGTGAATGCAGGTAAAGAAACAGTATTGACCATTGAGATGGAAGAAAACATTATTGAAGGTGAAGAAGTAGTGATAACGGCAGAAGGCCCGCGCGAGAAGCCATTAAATGAAATGTCTACGGTGAGTGCCCGTACCTTTTCCGTTGCAGAGACGCAGAAATATGCAGCGGCAGTAAACGATCCTGCACGCATGGCGCTATCTTTTGCCGGTGTTGTATCAGCCGATGACGGTAACAACAGGATTGTTATACGTGGCAATTCGCCCGGCGGACTGCAATGGAGAATGGAAGGCATAGATATTCCCAATCCCAATCATTTTGCAGATGCAGGAAGCTCAGGTGGTGGTATCTCCATACTCAGTTCGCAATTGCTGGCTAACTCCGACTTTATTACAGGTGCATTTGCCGCTGAATATGGAAATGCTCTATCCGGCGTGTTTGACCTGCGCCTGCGAAAAGGGAACAATGAACAAAAGGAATGGACCCTGAGTGCCGGTGTGCTTGGTATTAATGTTGCGGCTGAAGGTCCTTTTGCTGCGGGTTACAAAGGGTCATATCTGGTGAACTATCGCTACTCCACTTTAAGCATTCTTGGAAAAGTGGGTGTGCTGCCGGATGATTACGTCACCAACTTTCAGGATCTTTCCTACAATATTTACCTGCCTACTAAAAAAGCAGGCTACTTTACATTGTTTGGTTTCGGCGGGCTGAGCGATCAGAAGAACCAGGCAAAAAAAGATTCTTCAGCCTGGGAATATGACTATCAGAAATACAGCAGCAGGTTCTATTCAAATACCGGCGCGGCAGGTGCAACGCATGGTTTGCTGATCAGTAAAAAAGCATATCTCAAATCCGCTATGTTGTATTCTTACATAGGCAATGGCTACAAAGAAGAATATTATAACCACGATTACACTACCATCACCGATGAGGATCTTGGCTACGCGCAGCAAAAGCTGACGCTGACATCTGTGTTAAATTACAAACTGAATGCGCGCAATGCCCTGCGTACGGGCATCATTGTTTCCAACCTGCATTACGATCTGTCGGGGAAATCAGCCAATGATTCCACGCTGGAACTGGAATCAACGATCAACACAGACGGCAATACCTATACAATGCAAACGTATGCGCAATGGCAGATTCGGTTATATGAGGCGATCACCATCAATGCCGGATTGCATTACCTGCATTTGTTGCTCAACAATTCAAAATCCATTGAACCACGGGCAGCCATCAGCTATCAACCCGGAGACCGGCAAACCATTAGTGTTGCGTATGGCCTGGTGAGTCAATTGCAGCCCATCGGCACTTATTTCTCGCAGGCAAATACTGAAGGTGTCACCACGCTTCCGAATGAACAGCTCGGGTTCACCAGGGCACATCATTTTGTATTGTCCTATGATTACCTGTTCACGGCTGATTTACACCTGAAGACTGAATTATACTACCAGTCTCTTTTCGATGTTCCGGTATCCGCAACAGCAAGCAATTCCTTTTCCATGCTGAATTATGCCGGTGGCGACTATGTAACCGAGGCTTTGGTGAATTCAGGCACCGGGAAAAATTATGGCATGGAGCTGACACTCGAAAAATTCCTGAGCCGTAACTATTATGCATTGCTTTCTGCATCAGTTTACCAGTCGAAATATAAAGGCTCCGATGGCATCGAACGTGATACGCGTTACAATGGAAAGTATGCAGGAAGCCTCACGGCAGGTAAAGATTTTATCTTATCAGGAAAATTCAGGAACCGGGAATTAGGTCTGAACGCGAAGGTGATCTATGCCGGTGGATTTCGATCCACACCGATTGACCTGGAAGCTTCCCGTGAAAACGGATCAGCAGTGTATCTGGAAGATTTGGCATTTACGGAAAAGATTCCTGATTATTTCCGCGCCGATGCCGGCATCAGTTATAAACGCAACAGGACCAAGACAACGAGTACATGGTCACTGGATATTCAGAATGTCACCAACCGGAAAAATGTTTTCAGCGAATATTATGAACCGAAGCAAGAACGCATCGTCACCATTTACCAGGCGACGCTGATTCCTGTTTTGAATTACAAAATTGAATTTTAA
- a CDS encoding DUF962 domain-containing protein gives MSQIQTLLNEYGESHQHPTNKAVHWICVPAIMVSLFGLLWSIPTPAFFHQLNWGPVSLNWAIIFMTLAMIYYLRLSVSLAVGMLFVGSFFLFIIYQLSLITALPLWAVCLIIFAAAWVGQFWGHKIEGKKPSFLKDIQFLLIGPVWLLHFIYGKLGIAY, from the coding sequence ATGAGTCAGATTCAGACACTACTGAATGAATATGGCGAAAGCCATCAGCATCCAACCAATAAGGCAGTGCATTGGATTTGTGTGCCGGCTATCATGGTAAGTTTATTTGGCCTGCTATGGAGTATCCCGACTCCGGCATTTTTTCATCAACTCAACTGGGGACCCGTTTCCCTTAACTGGGCAATTATTTTTATGACCCTTGCCATGATTTATTATCTGCGGCTGTCTGTTTCGCTTGCTGTTGGTATGTTGTTCGTGGGCTCATTCTTTTTGTTCATCATTTATCAGTTATCACTGATTACCGCATTACCACTTTGGGCAGTCTGCCTAATCATTTTTGCCGCAGCATGGGTAGGCCAGTTTTGGGGTCATAAAATTGAAGGGAAGAAACCATCCTTTCTGAAGGACATACAGTTTCTGTTAATCGGTCCGGTCTGGCTGCTCCATTTCATCTATGGAAAACTTGGCATTGCATACTAA
- a CDS encoding prolyl oligopeptidase family serine peptidase, with product MQKIVLSLIIMLSIQHLLVNCPAAAQLQYPVTRKGNVSDNYFGTKVSDPYRWLEDDNAPETKDWVIAQNKVTFDYLSQIPYRDQIRSRITSLYNYPRTTAPFRAGDYYFFTKNDGLQPQSVNYYRKGLTGEPSVFLDPNALNAAGTSAVNFIGFSNDRKYLAYTVAEAGSDWQNIYVMEVSTKRKLADKLEWTKFSGAAWYKDGFYYSRYDAPEKGEELSQANKFQKIYYHKLGDPQSKDELVYSDKEHPLRYMGAQTTEDEKFLIINIAEGTDGSEIWYMDLRNREAGFKKLFEGFRYNYTVLDNEGEKLLVFTNNGAPNYRVISVDPNNSAPDSWQNVIPEKQMLLKNVFVAGGQLFAEYLQDATSRIYQFDRAGKLVREAKMPGYGTVSGFSGERDDKILFYSFTSFTAPSIIYKYDIASGVSEVYEKPNVKFNPDDYETRQVFYPSKDGTKIPMFIVYKKGLKLDGNNPTLLYAYGGFNIAKTPDFNPSRMVLLENGGIYVLANIRGGSEYGEQWHEAGMLLKKQNVFDDFIAAAEYLIKEKYTSSEKLAIIGRSNGGLLVGACETQRPDLFKVCFPGVGVMDMLRYHTFTVGWGWAVEYGASTDSVNFRNLYRYSPLHNIKPGTSYPATLITTADHDDRVVPAHSFKYAAALQAAQAGTAPTLIRIDTQAGHGGGRPVAKVIEEDTDIYSFMFWNMGVKSLKTAK from the coding sequence ATGCAAAAAATTGTTCTCTCATTAATCATCATGCTCTCGATTCAGCACCTGCTGGTAAACTGCCCGGCAGCAGCTCAGCTGCAGTACCCGGTCACCAGGAAAGGAAATGTTTCAGATAATTACTTCGGTACTAAGGTTTCCGATCCGTATCGCTGGTTAGAAGATGACAATGCTCCCGAAACGAAAGATTGGGTAATAGCGCAGAACAAGGTGACTTTTGATTATCTGTCGCAGATTCCATATCGCGATCAGATCCGCTCGCGGATTACATCGCTCTATAATTACCCGAGAACAACGGCACCATTCAGGGCAGGGGATTATTATTTTTTTACAAAGAACGATGGCCTCCAGCCTCAGAGTGTCAATTATTACCGGAAGGGCTTAACAGGCGAGCCATCGGTTTTTCTCGACCCTAATGCACTGAATGCAGCAGGCACTTCGGCAGTCAACTTCATTGGTTTTTCCAACGACCGTAAATATTTAGCCTATACGGTGGCAGAAGCCGGCAGTGACTGGCAGAACATCTATGTAATGGAAGTGTCCACGAAGCGAAAACTTGCTGACAAGCTTGAGTGGACAAAATTCTCCGGTGCAGCATGGTACAAAGATGGTTTCTACTACAGCCGTTATGACGCACCGGAAAAGGGAGAGGAGCTTTCTCAAGCCAATAAATTTCAGAAGATCTATTACCATAAACTGGGTGATCCGCAAAGTAAGGATGAGTTGGTTTACTCAGACAAGGAACATCCGCTTCGTTACATGGGAGCGCAAACCACGGAAGACGAAAAGTTTCTGATCATTAATATCGCTGAAGGCACTGATGGCTCAGAAATCTGGTACATGGACCTGCGCAACAGGGAAGCAGGATTTAAGAAGTTGTTTGAAGGATTCCGCTATAACTACACCGTACTGGACAATGAAGGAGAGAAGCTGCTTGTATTCACAAATAACGGTGCACCTAATTATCGTGTAATCTCCGTTGATCCGAATAATTCTGCGCCAGACTCCTGGCAAAATGTGATTCCGGAAAAGCAGATGCTGTTGAAAAATGTATTTGTAGCGGGTGGCCAGTTGTTTGCTGAATACCTGCAGGATGCCACTTCACGTATTTACCAGTTCGACAGGGCCGGAAAACTGGTGCGGGAAGCAAAGATGCCGGGTTATGGAACCGTGAGTGGATTTTCAGGAGAACGAGATGATAAGATCTTGTTTTATTCCTTTACCTCCTTCACTGCTCCGTCTATCATTTACAAATACGATATCGCCAGCGGTGTGTCTGAAGTTTATGAAAAACCAAATGTGAAATTTAACCCGGATGATTATGAAACACGGCAGGTCTTTTATCCTTCAAAGGATGGAACAAAGATTCCGATGTTCATCGTGTATAAGAAGGGATTAAAACTCGATGGCAACAACCCGACACTGCTTTATGCTTATGGTGGATTTAATATTGCGAAGACGCCGGATTTCAATCCTTCCAGGATGGTATTGCTGGAAAACGGAGGCATCTATGTGCTGGCCAATATTCGCGGCGGGAGTGAATATGGTGAGCAATGGCATGAGGCCGGCATGTTGCTGAAAAAACAGAATGTGTTTGATGATTTTATTGCCGCTGCTGAATACCTGATTAAAGAAAAATATACCTCCAGTGAAAAACTGGCCATCATCGGGAGATCAAATGGTGGTTTACTGGTCGGAGCCTGTGAAACACAACGCCCTGATCTTTTCAAGGTTTGTTTCCCGGGAGTCGGTGTCATGGATATGCTGCGCTATCATACTTTTACCGTTGGCTGGGGCTGGGCCGTGGAATACGGTGCAAGCACTGATTCCGTCAATTTCAGGAACCTGTACAGGTATTCCCCTTTGCATAATATCAAACCCGGCACCAGTTATCCCGCAACGCTGATAACAACTGCTGATCATGATGACCGTGTGGTGCCCGCCCATTCCTTCAAGTATGCTGCAGCGCTGCAGGCTGCACAGGCCGGAACGGCACCAACCCTGATCAGGATCGATACGCAGGCCGGACATGGCGGCGGACGTCCCGTGGCAAAGGTGATTGAGGAAGACACCGACATTTATTCATTCATGTTCTGGAACATGGGTGTTAAATCCCTGAAAACAGCAAAGTAG